The Arachis ipaensis cultivar K30076 chromosome B03, Araip1.1, whole genome shotgun sequence region GCCTCTGCCTGTGTCTCTCTTTTGACTATGTATGCCAACTAATCTtcactttttctcttctctttcttccctCAATTTTCTCTCTGCCTTCAATTGGGATATACCCATCATCCCATACTTcctttcttatcctcttttatgaagaacaaaatatatattatagtgtttacctttcttgttatttattcaattcaattcagttcTAGTTCTACTCAAACTTGAACACAGGTTGTTTGTTTTAATGCCTCAGTCTACTTTGGTAACCGTTTTGCCTTTGGTTTTAAACTTTTGAAGCCTCAAAACTAACCCATTGTTTTCGTTGTTTGAAATTCTCAGGAAGAGGATGAAGGAGGAGGCTTCTGTTGTTCTCTTATTGCTTACTTTCTCACTTGTTGTGTGTTGTTGCTATGCACAGACAAAAGAGTGCACAAACATTCCAACACAATCACACTCCTTCCGCTATGAACTCTTAACTTCCAAGAATGAAACTTGGAAGAAAGAAGTGATGTCTCATTTCCATTTGACACCAACAGATGATTCAGCATGGGCTGATTTGCTTCCAAGGAGGTTCCTATCACAGAGGGACCAACATGATTGGGCATTCATGTACAGGAAAATCAAGAACCTTGGTGTGTTTAAGGACTCTCCTGAGGCTGCAGGGTTCCTCAAAGAGGTGCCTTTGCAGGATGTGAGGCTGCCGTTGGATTCAATCCATGGCAGGGCACAGAACACCAACTTGGAGTATCTCTTGATGTTGGATGTTGACAGGTTGCTTTGGAGTTTCAGGAAGACAGCTGGTCTTGATACTCCTGGGACACCTTATGGAGGATGGGAAGGTTCCAATGTTGAGCTCAGGGGTCATTTTGTTGGTTAGTATATTTATTTCATTGATCTTCTAAACTATTATTGGTgctggtatttttttttttagatttaatttctaTGCTCTCTTAGTGTTTTGGTATGTTTTGGTGAATTTTAATGTTGTTTATTTATACTTAGCTTCTTaggttaaaaacttaaaatgatCTGTCAACCTACCgcaataatttatattaaaaaatagttGTTGATTTATATAGTTAACCTGACTAAGTTAGAATATGCTCTATTTTTTGTTGTTCATATACTCAGCTCTTCAGGTTTCTGTGTAAAGACTttaaattgcaaaaggaaaacaTAATAGCCTATATCAGATTATTGTTGATTCTTATTCATTCTAATATTCAAAAGGGTCTCTTGTGATGATCTGAGAAAAGATTAAAgtgtttatttgaatttaaaatggaAGGTGTATTTATACTTTATAGACCAATCCACCCAAACAGCCAATAATGTTTACAGGCTTTGGTAAATCTTGTCTTTCTGTATTGAAGGACTCATTGAAATTCATGGATTTCAAGTACTGAGTTTTGTTCAATTGGTCTGATGTTTATTCACAATACCTGCACTGTCTTTCTCACACAGATGTTTAGATACAGATGCATATTTTGGTCTCCTTGGGATTTTAGCACTGTACCATCTTGCAAAGTACATTACCCTTGTTGCAACTTTTCAACCTCTGCAATTCACTTTCCATGTTTGGTCtataattgcatgtttttaacaCTTCTGCAGGGCATTACTTAAGTGCATCAGCTCTAATGTGGGCGAGCACACAGAATGATAAATTGAAGGATAAAATGTCAGCCGTTGTCGCCGGTCTCTCTGCCTGTCAGCAGAAAATTGGAACTGGATATCTCTCTGCATTTCCATCTGAGTTTTTTGACAGATTTGAAGCTATTCAGCCTGTGTGGGCTCCCTATTACACCATTCACAAGGTACAATAGAAAAAAGGTAGATTTTACTTGCAAGTGCTTTCTTTTGGCCTCAATACATTAATGAAATTCTTTCTTTTGTTATCAAAAAAATTAATCTTTAACAGATATTGGCCGGCCTGTTGGATCAACATACTTTTGCTGGAAATCCTCAAGCTCTAAAAGTTGTGACATGGATGGTTGATTACTTTTACAACCGAGTGTTGAATGTAATAACAAAGAACACTATAAGTAGGCACTATGAATCACTGAATGAGGAAACTGGGGGAATGAATGATGTCCTTTACAGATTATACACGTTAACGGTTAGTTTGTGTGTTAGCTCTCATGTTGTTTCAATTGATTTTACGATTTTTTCTGTTGATATGAGTATAGCTGTTGGCTTACTTACAAGACTTCTTTAAAGAATATAGCACAttgcactttttttttttctgaaactTCACTCTTGAGATGAAGCTGTCATGTTTATTTTCTGCAGGCAGATCCAAAGCATTTAATGTTGGCTCACCTTTTTGACAAGCCATGTTTTTTAGGGTTGCTTGCTGTACAGGTAGTGATTATAATATTCGTTCTGATAGATATTCCACACTGTATGATCCTTCAAATGTAATTGCTGTTTTTgaaattctctctcttttttccttGTAGGCTAATGACATAACTAATTTTCATGCTAATACACATATCCCCGTTGTTATTGGAGCTCAAATGCGGCATGAAGTCACTGGTGATCCACTTTATAAGGTGAATTGCTATATGCATACTGTAGATTTCTGGAATAGATATCTTTTAGTTTGAGCAAAGTTGTTTATATTTACCATTTTTCTGGTTCAATGTTGTTTAATTACTTTAAATTTTTCAACATGTAATTTAGGGTTCGTTTAGGTGTACTATGTTTCTGTAGTAAATTTGTTGCTCAATTTTCATATTCCAAGTCTATTTATAGTATCTGTATACTCCTCCCAAATATTGGGTATGTTTAGTAGTTTTAATGGAAATATAAATTAAGCCAAGCAGTCATGCTTTTCAAGTTTCTAAGCTCTGCCTTGTTTTTTTCTTTGGGTGTTAGGATATTGGGACATTCTTTATGGACATTATTAACTCTTCTCACAGCTATGCTACTGGAGGAACATCAGTGTCGGAGTTCTGGTATGATGATATTGGCATTTTTAGTTTCAGTTCTTGTTATCCATTGAATGATTGTCTCATTCTACATGGGCATCAGTCAAGTCTAGGAATTGTTCTGTACCTTTATATAACTTTCTAAGCTCCTTCACTTTGATTTTTGCACAGGCATAATCCAAAGAGAATAGCAGACAACTTAAAAACAACAGAAACTGAAGAATCATGCACAACTTACAACATGTTGAAGGTATATGCAATTAATTGTATCTCTTTTCTTTAAGCTCATCTTGCAGCTTGAATCCAGGAAGTTAAAGATGTGCAGATGAAAATCTTTCATGATTATTTGAATTCTTGGAAGAGGGAAATAAGTTAGAAGGGGATCTCTCAAATATCACCACATTGTATTTCATTAGACATATAACATAGTTCTTGTCTTGCTACTTTCTCGATGGGATATGTTATCAAATGCTGATTCATTTATTTTATATGGAGATATAGTTTATATGTTTGAGTGTGATGTAACATTTGATATTCAGATAAATTTTAGTTTCTTTCTGTTGAAATATTTACGTAATTCTATATTGTTTCCATCATCTTATATTCTAAAAATAAAACCATTTCTCAGGTTTCTCGCCACCTGTTTAGATGGACCAAGGAGGTTTCTTATGCAGATTATTATGAACGCGCCTTGACGAATGGTGTACTTAGCATTCAAAGGGGAACAGATCCTGGAGTGATGATTTATATGCTTCCCCTAGCCAGAGGGGTTTCCAAGGCCAAAACTGGACATGGCTGGGGAACACAGTTTGATTCTTTCTGGTGCTGCTATGGAACAGGTTTATATCTATGCTTTCTATTTACTTTCTGAATTGTGCCTAAGTACACCATATCTGCACTCCTTCGTTATGTTATGTTATgaacttctctttctctttcatgTTCACTAGGAATTGAGTCATTCTCAAAGCTTGGAGATTCTATCTATTTTGAAGAGCAGGCGAATGAACCTACTCTTTATATCATTCAGTATATATCAAGCTCCTTTAATTGGAAATCTGGGGAAATTGAGATCAATCAAACCGTAGATCCAGTTGTTTCATGGGATCCTTACCTAAGAGTCACATTTACATTTTCTCCTAACGAGGTAACAACTAGAATATCTTATTGAATCTCAGTACCTCTATATTCAACATGTTTAATCTAGTCATATCATCTAATCTTCAATTTTTTCAGAAAACCGGGAGTACGTTGAAATTTCGCATACCATCTTGGACTAGTTTGGATGGTGCCAAAGCAACATTGAACGATGCAACTTTATCTCTACCAAGTCCTGGTATGAATCTTctttttatcataaaaaagagGAAAAGGGAGAATAATAGAAATGAGCAGAAGACTAACATTGACATTTTATTCTGTGTTCTTGAAGGAAATTTTTTGTCAGTAAGCCGACAGTGGAGTGCAGGTGACAAACTGAAGCTTCAGTTGCCTATTACCATCAGAACAGAGGCCATAAAAGGTAGCTTCACAAAATAATCCATGTGCATTGAATTCTAGTATTCTTAATCTGAAGTTAGAGTATATACTTATAATGAAAATACTTGCTTTCTGAATTAAATTCAGATGACAGGCCTGAATATGCATCTGTTC contains the following coding sequences:
- the LOC107629010 gene encoding uncharacterized protein LOC107629010, translating into MKEEASVVLLLLTFSLVVCCCYAQTKECTNIPTQSHSFRYELLTSKNETWKKEVMSHFHLTPTDDSAWADLLPRRFLSQRDQHDWAFMYRKIKNLGVFKDSPEAAGFLKEVPLQDVRLPLDSIHGRAQNTNLEYLLMLDVDRLLWSFRKTAGLDTPGTPYGGWEGSNVELRGHFVGHYLSASALMWASTQNDKLKDKMSAVVAGLSACQQKIGTGYLSAFPSEFFDRFEAIQPVWAPYYTIHKILAGLLDQHTFAGNPQALKVVTWMVDYFYNRVLNVITKNTISRHYESLNEETGGMNDVLYRLYTLTADPKHLMLAHLFDKPCFLGLLAVQANDITNFHANTHIPVVIGAQMRHEVTGDPLYKDIGTFFMDIINSSHSYATGGTSVSEFWHNPKRIADNLKTTETEESCTTYNMLKVSRHLFRWTKEVSYADYYERALTNGVLSIQRGTDPGVMIYMLPLARGVSKAKTGHGWGTQFDSFWCCYGTGIESFSKLGDSIYFEEQANEPTLYIIQYISSSFNWKSGEIEINQTVDPVVSWDPYLRVTFTFSPNEKTGSTLKFRIPSWTSLDGAKATLNDATLSLPSPGNFLSVSRQWSAGDKLKLQLPITIRTEAIKDDRPEYASVQAILYGPYLLAGHTTGDWDINSSGKTTSGDWITPVSASYNSQLFTLYQGFANSTYALTNTNQSSLTMESLPTSTPDPDSAIDKTFRLVPKDPSTKFSTWKDLIGKSVTIELFNPPGMYVIHQGPNQPLIIDQSKSAASSSFIVVQGLDGQKETVSLKSESDDGCFVTTDGGVKLSCSGSGDDFNQAASFVIEEGIRKYNPISFVAKGANRDFLLEPLFTFKDLPYTVYFNIQS